A genomic segment from Thermostichus lividus PCC 6715 encodes:
- the fni gene encoding type 2 isopentenyl-diphosphate Delta-isomerase gives MDSPIEQRKAEHLQLCMSDDVAAKESTTGLERYRFRHCALPELDFADIDLRVTFLGWPLAAPLLISSMTGGTPDAGEINRRLARVAQQIGIPMGVGSQRVMLEQPQVRDTFAIRQDAPTIPLLANLGAVQLNYGCGVAECQKIVEMLEANALILHLNPLQEAVQTEGDRNFKGLLPKIAMLCQTLPVPIIVKEVGNGISGEVAQRLIDVGVAAIDVAGAGGTSWAKVEAARAHDQRQRYLGQAFGEWGIPTATCIEQIRARLPQVPLIASGGLQHGTDVAKVLALGANLAGLARPFLQAAHQSENALYERIELILAELKTILFCTGNQSIAHLQQRPCLERC, from the coding sequence GTGGACAGCCCCATAGAGCAACGGAAAGCAGAGCACCTCCAGCTTTGTATGAGTGATGATGTAGCCGCCAAGGAGAGCACCACAGGGCTGGAGCGCTACCGTTTTCGCCACTGCGCCCTGCCGGAACTGGACTTTGCCGATATTGACCTGCGGGTCACCTTCTTAGGGTGGCCCCTGGCGGCTCCCCTCCTGATTTCCTCCATGACCGGCGGCACCCCCGACGCTGGGGAAATTAACCGACGGCTAGCACGGGTTGCCCAACAGATTGGCATTCCCATGGGGGTAGGGTCACAGCGGGTTATGCTGGAGCAACCGCAGGTGCGCGACACCTTTGCGATCCGCCAAGACGCCCCAACCATCCCCCTCTTGGCAAATTTAGGGGCAGTGCAGTTGAACTATGGCTGTGGGGTGGCAGAGTGCCAAAAAATTGTTGAGATGCTGGAAGCGAATGCCTTGATCTTGCACTTAAATCCCCTGCAGGAGGCGGTGCAAACCGAGGGCGATCGCAACTTTAAGGGGCTACTGCCGAAAATTGCCATGCTCTGCCAGACCTTACCCGTCCCCATCATCGTTAAAGAGGTGGGGAATGGCATCAGTGGTGAGGTGGCACAGCGGCTCATAGACGTAGGGGTTGCTGCCATTGATGTTGCTGGCGCTGGCGGTACCTCTTGGGCGAAAGTGGAAGCTGCCCGTGCTCACGATCAACGGCAACGCTACCTCGGCCAAGCCTTTGGAGAATGGGGTATTCCCACAGCGACCTGTATTGAGCAAATTCGTGCTAGGTTGCCGCAGGTTCCCCTGATTGCCTCTGGTGGGCTACAGCACGGAACTGATGTGGCCAAGGTCTTAGCCTTAGGAGCGAATCTAGCGGGTTTGGCACGACCCTTTTTGCAAGCTGCCCACCAATCAGAGAACGCTCTTTACGAACGCATTGAGCTAATTTTGGCTGAGTTAAAAACCATCTTGTTTTGTACGGGGAACCAGAGTATTGCCCACCTGCAGCAACGCCCTTGCCTTGAGCGTTGCTAG
- a CDS encoding DUF2232 domain-containing protein, translating into MKPTDPLDDDFPAVPPIASHEHAQALGRSQVQRTLVITETAFLASTAALMWVINFYLPVGPVLRLFFPIPIALVYLRWGRRAAWMAAIVSALLLSVLMGPPRSLQFLLPHGIMGVIFGGCWAKQQGWGRSILSGAAIGTAGFFFQITLVSILLGENLWIYFNQQVTNFIDWVLVNLNLMLEPTVTLIQVVALLLVFLQSTVYALVVHILAWTLLERLGNPIPDPPPWLRAVLEEPR; encoded by the coding sequence ATGAAACCCACCGATCCCTTGGATGATGATTTTCCGGCAGTGCCCCCCATCGCTTCCCATGAGCACGCTCAAGCCCTAGGGCGATCGCAGGTACAGCGTACCTTGGTCATTACTGAAACTGCCTTTCTGGCGAGTACCGCTGCCTTGATGTGGGTGATTAACTTTTATCTGCCGGTCGGTCCGGTGCTGCGCCTCTTTTTCCCCATCCCCATTGCCTTGGTGTATCTACGCTGGGGGCGGCGTGCCGCATGGATGGCCGCCATCGTCAGTGCGCTGCTGTTGTCGGTGTTGATGGGGCCGCCGCGCAGTCTGCAATTTTTGCTGCCCCACGGCATCATGGGGGTGATCTTTGGCGGCTGCTGGGCAAAACAACAAGGCTGGGGACGGTCTATCCTGAGTGGGGCGGCGATCGGCACGGCGGGGTTTTTCTTTCAAATTACGCTAGTCTCAATCCTTTTAGGAGAGAACCTGTGGATTTACTTTAATCAACAGGTAACAAATTTTATCGATTGGGTACTGGTGAACCTCAATCTAATGCTGGAACCAACGGTCACCCTTATCCAAGTGGTTGCGCTGCTGCTTGTCTTTTTGCAGTCCACGGTCTATGCCTTGGTTGTCCACATTTTGGCATGGACACTTCTAGAGCGCCTTGGCAACCCCATTCCGGATCCGCCCCCGTGGCTACGAGCCGTTTTGGAAGAGCCTCGCTAG
- the egtC gene encoding ergothioneine biosynthesis protein EgtC, with protein sequence MINDDPLALQPSHVRPLIDFTIEPMCRLYAYMGRKTSLAYALVDAPHSLLVQSYHPREMTSGLLNADGFGVGWYHTRQDLLPYLYRQVMPMWHDVNFLEHLSRFIDAPCFLANVRSATVGQPVQITNTQPFRWGRWLGVHNGFIDNFRQTLYRPMRDRLSDICYNIVEGSTDSEHIFALFCNELVLNPQLSPVMVLRQTLQIIFSLAQAARTSVSAAIILTDGMYVLAGRCARSVPPPTLYWSQDAEKLQVASEPLDQENQWYPLPENKLLLMSLQSEPETYSF encoded by the coding sequence ATGATCAACGATGACCCCCTCGCGCTTCAGCCTAGCCACGTCCGACCTTTAATAGATTTTACGATTGAACCTATGTGTCGTCTCTACGCCTATATGGGGCGCAAAACAAGCCTTGCCTACGCCCTTGTGGATGCGCCCCATTCCTTACTGGTGCAAAGTTATCACCCCCGCGAGATGACCTCGGGACTCCTGAATGCCGATGGCTTTGGAGTTGGCTGGTACCACACCCGTCAGGATCTGCTGCCTTATCTATATCGGCAAGTGATGCCCATGTGGCACGATGTTAACTTTTTAGAGCATCTGAGCCGTTTCATCGACGCTCCCTGTTTTCTGGCCAATGTCCGCAGTGCCACCGTCGGCCAGCCTGTGCAGATCACCAATACCCAACCGTTTCGTTGGGGACGCTGGCTGGGGGTTCACAATGGCTTTATCGATAACTTTCGCCAGACCTTGTATCGGCCAATGCGCGATCGCCTCTCGGATATTTGCTACAACATTGTCGAAGGCTCGACAGATTCAGAACACATCTTTGCTCTCTTTTGCAATGAGCTTGTCTTGAACCCGCAACTGTCGCCCGTGATGGTGCTACGGCAAACCCTACAGATTATTTTTTCCCTTGCCCAAGCAGCGCGTACCAGTGTGAGTGCCGCCATTATTCTCACCGATGGCATGTATGTTTTGGCGGGGCGCTGTGCGCGATCGGTGCCTCCCCCCACCCTCTACTGGAGTCAGGATGCCGAAAAACTGCAAGTAGCCTCTGAGCCGCTAGATCAGGAAAACCAGTGGTACCCGCTACCGGAAAATAAGCTGCTGTTGATGAGCTTGCAAAGTGAACCGGAAACCTACTCCTTCTAG
- a CDS encoding CmpA/NrtA family ABC transporter substrate-binding protein yields MTHFSRRRFLVTAAATTAVTLLSHGCSSNQQTAGEGQPTTVAETPEVTTAKLGFIALTDAAPLIIAKEKGYFAKYGMPDVEVLKQASWGVTRDNLVLGSAGGGIDGAHILTPMPYLMTAGTITDGKKVPMYILARLNTNGQGILLANTYKDLKVGTDSSPLKEAFAKTKAQGKEVKVAVTFPGGTHDLWMRYWLAAGGIDPDKDVSLIVVPPPQMVANMKTGTMEAFCVGEPWPLQTVNQQVGVGAITTGELWQDHPEKSFALRADWVDQHPKAAKALLMAVMEAQQWCDQDSNKPEMAQILSKREWFKVPVEDILDRSLGKFNFGNGRTLEDTNLMQKYWRDSASYPYQSHDLWFLTEDIRWGYLPADTDTAALIKAVNREDLWREAAKALGVPAAEIPTTTSRGVETFFNGVAFDPQNPQAYLSSLTFKKV; encoded by the coding sequence ATGACTCATTTTTCCCGTCGCCGTTTTCTAGTAACTGCCGCCGCCACCACCGCCGTCACTCTCCTCTCCCATGGTTGTAGTAGCAACCAACAAACCGCTGGCGAGGGACAGCCCACAACAGTGGCGGAAACGCCTGAGGTCACCACTGCCAAACTGGGCTTTATTGCCCTCACCGATGCGGCACCCTTAATCATTGCTAAGGAAAAGGGCTATTTTGCCAAGTACGGGATGCCGGATGTGGAGGTGCTCAAGCAAGCCTCGTGGGGGGTAACTCGGGATAACCTCGTCCTTGGTTCTGCAGGCGGTGGCATTGACGGTGCCCATATCCTTACCCCCATGCCTTACCTAATGACCGCAGGCACCATTACTGATGGCAAAAAAGTGCCTATGTATATCTTGGCGCGCCTCAACACCAATGGCCAAGGGATTCTTCTGGCCAATACCTACAAAGACCTAAAGGTTGGTACAGACAGTAGCCCCCTCAAGGAAGCCTTTGCCAAGACGAAGGCACAGGGCAAAGAGGTCAAAGTGGCCGTCACCTTTCCGGGGGGAACCCATGATTTGTGGATGCGTTATTGGCTGGCAGCAGGCGGTATTGACCCCGACAAGGATGTGTCGTTAATTGTGGTGCCCCCGCCCCAGATGGTGGCCAACATGAAAACGGGAACCATGGAAGCCTTCTGTGTCGGTGAACCTTGGCCTCTGCAAACGGTGAATCAACAGGTGGGGGTAGGTGCCATTACCACAGGGGAACTCTGGCAAGATCATCCGGAAAAATCCTTTGCGTTGCGAGCCGACTGGGTCGATCAACATCCCAAAGCAGCCAAGGCGCTCTTAATGGCGGTTATGGAGGCGCAGCAGTGGTGCGATCAAGATAGCAACAAGCCAGAAATGGCGCAGATTCTCTCGAAGCGGGAGTGGTTTAAGGTGCCGGTGGAGGACATTTTGGATCGATCGCTAGGCAAATTTAACTTTGGCAATGGTCGCACCCTTGAGGATACGAACCTGATGCAAAAGTACTGGCGGGATTCTGCCTCCTACCCTTATCAAAGTCACGATCTGTGGTTTCTCACGGAAGACATTCGCTGGGGCTACCTACCTGCTGATACGGATACAGCCGCCCTAATTAAGGCGGTCAATCGCGAAGATCTGTGGCGAGAGGCAGCAAAAGCGCTTGGAGTACCCGCAGCGGAGATTCCCACAACCACTTCCCGTGGGGTGGAGACATTCTTCAATGGGGTGGCCTTTGATCCCCAGAATCCTCAAGCTTATCTGAGCAGTTTGACGTTCAAGAAGGTTTAG